A single Pseudoalteromonas phenolica DNA region contains:
- a CDS encoding DUF4212 domain-containing protein, which produces MAFKDEEQAKAYWSENLSLMFKLLTVWFVVSFGFGILLVDVLNEIRFFGFKLGFWFSQQGAIYTFVALIFVYVFKMDTLDKKYGVDE; this is translated from the coding sequence ATGGCTTTTAAAGACGAAGAACAAGCAAAAGCATATTGGTCAGAAAATCTGAGCCTCATGTTTAAGCTATTAACAGTATGGTTTGTAGTGTCATTTGGTTTTGGCATTTTACTGGTAGATGTACTTAATGAGATCCGCTTCTTTGGATTCAAATTAGGGTTTTGGTTTTCACAGCAAGGCGCAATTTACACCTTTGTGGCTTTGATTTTTGTCTACGTGTTCAAAATGGATACGCTTGATAAAAAATACGGCGTAGATGAATAA
- the purU gene encoding formyltetrahydrofolate deformylase, which yields MQTILTTQCDDDVGLIAKITGLCYEHNLNITRNNEFVDKEAKRFFMRTELIGEPSETFLEQLQTLLPSGAKVELFDESKRKVVLLATKEAHCLGGVLLKQYEQAFNIEVQAVIANYPDLEKLVSGFDIPFHCISHEGLSREEHDKLVGDAIAQYQPDIIGLAKYMRILSPEFVARFENKVINIHHSFLPAFIGAKPYHQAFERGVKIVGATAHFVNNELDEGPIIAQNVTPVTHIHNAEAMAKIGRDIEKTVFCNALQLASEHKLFINGNRTVVFS from the coding sequence ATGCAAACAATATTAACCACACAGTGCGATGATGATGTAGGTCTGATCGCAAAAATTACTGGGCTCTGTTACGAGCATAATCTAAATATCACTCGTAATAACGAATTCGTTGATAAAGAAGCGAAACGTTTCTTTATGCGTACCGAATTAATCGGTGAACCCAGTGAAACTTTTCTTGAACAATTACAAACCTTGTTACCATCAGGGGCTAAAGTTGAGCTATTTGATGAATCAAAAAGAAAAGTAGTATTACTGGCTACAAAAGAAGCCCACTGCTTGGGTGGTGTGCTACTTAAGCAATATGAGCAAGCGTTTAACATTGAAGTGCAAGCTGTCATTGCGAACTACCCAGATTTAGAAAAACTGGTGTCTGGTTTTGATATTCCCTTTCATTGTATTTCACATGAAGGGTTAAGCCGTGAAGAGCACGATAAACTCGTCGGGGATGCAATTGCGCAGTATCAGCCAGACATTATTGGCCTTGCCAAGTATATGCGTATTTTATCACCTGAGTTTGTTGCGCGTTTTGAGAATAAAGTGATTAATATACACCACTCTTTCTTGCCTGCGTTTATTGGTGCCAAGCCTTATCATCAAGCATTTGAGCGCGGTGTAAAGATTGTCGGCGCAACCGCACACTTTGTGAATAATGAACTTGATGAAGGGCCTATCATTGCGCAAAATGTGACGCCTGTTACCCATATACACAACGCCGAGGCCATGGCAAAGATTGGCCGAGATATTGAGAAAACCGTGTTCTGTAATGCCTTACAACTCGCTTCTGAGCACAAGCTGTTTATCAATGGCAATCGTACAGTGGTATTTAGCTAA
- a CDS encoding PAS domain-containing hybrid sensor histidine kinase/response regulator yields MSAALIFVSLCYIGVLFWLANWGDKTTPRALKFSHHPFVYALALGIYCTSWTYYGAVGTAAASSWHYLPILLGPALLFLFGQGFLRKLVLVSKKQNITTIADFISARYGKRQTTAVMVTMIALLATIPYIALQLKALSSSFLLLQQDEQLSGTVLALTGTLIIALFAIFFGTRKVDVTEYRSGLMLAIAFESIIKLLALGAVAALALIALYNQPKHSLNLLTHWQDFNFSSFNFIGQSLIAAAAIICLPRQFHVTVVDNQDRKHLLTSRWAFPLYLMLTAAMIVPIATAAIHPNIGSQLAADSFVLALPISTGHPILTTFVFIGGLSSATAMIVVATLTLSTMLSNDVVLPLVLKRRFHRAPTLGNYKSSILLIRRFIIAAILLLAYLYQQHFGHGESLASMGLVAFSLVTQLLPAIVGGLYWRKGHAYGVYAGLLAGFICWTLFLMMPMVDMGFSLNFEARQQLITQGTLIALFANISCYISFSLGAHERLIDKIQAAAFVNPREEAALIKRMNKNVKATVYDFKVLLQTFLGVQRSQQLLGHYTLLHDIDDNNAYPEPEFIAYCERALTGVLGASSAQALIHTVASGKQMAFEEVVNFFDETTQALQFNQNLLYTSLENLSHGISVVDKDLNLVAWNKRYAEMFNYPEGFLEVGQPIEEVIRFNAQRGECGPGEIDRLVEKRVQHLRNGTPHHFIRHRRDGQVFEMTGNPLPEGGFVTSFSDVTMHIATQNALEEINMDLENRIEARTQEIRNINKDLEAQIDSRIETEHALIAAKKEAEKANDSKTRFLALASHDILQPLNAARLYSAAIDPNHLSSQDRGSFDKLNDSLDSTVHLMSSLLDIAKLEQGAMQPTPRHFSIDDILCPLANEYAILSSEKGLKLKVRSNQNIVHSDTTYLRRVIQNLVSNAVKYTDTGKVLIATRKRKHGLLVEVYDTGPGISEYEQAKIFNDFYRIHSNDNKGVGLGLGVVKRLCDLLSIVLEVKSIPGKGSRFSVLIPYGDANLVAKKTLTTSSMPLGDNNAKLSVIAVDDDPKNLEAMSSLLAKWQTNYDLFNDVDSVLAHAKSNKAPDLILMDYQLGTECDGITLIKTLREIWQSQVPAVLITAVRDQEVKAEVKALNIHYLSKPVKPAKLKALMNFGR; encoded by the coding sequence ATGAGCGCTGCACTAATATTTGTTTCTCTTTGTTATATAGGGGTTTTATTTTGGCTCGCGAACTGGGGAGATAAAACCACCCCCCGTGCGCTAAAATTTAGCCATCACCCTTTTGTGTACGCATTGGCACTCGGCATTTATTGTACCTCATGGACTTACTATGGCGCCGTGGGTACTGCAGCAGCAAGTAGCTGGCATTATTTGCCGATTTTACTTGGCCCCGCTCTCTTATTTTTATTCGGACAAGGCTTTCTAAGAAAACTGGTATTAGTCAGTAAAAAACAAAATATCACCACCATTGCCGATTTTATCTCTGCCCGCTACGGCAAACGACAAACCACAGCCGTTATGGTCACCATGATAGCTTTATTGGCGACCATTCCCTATATTGCACTGCAACTTAAAGCGCTGAGTTCTAGCTTTTTATTACTACAACAAGATGAACAGCTTTCAGGGACTGTTTTAGCGCTTACTGGTACCTTGATCATCGCCCTGTTTGCTATCTTTTTTGGTACACGAAAAGTCGACGTCACCGAATACCGTTCAGGCTTAATGCTGGCCATTGCGTTTGAATCTATTATTAAGCTGTTAGCACTCGGGGCTGTTGCGGCTCTGGCATTAATCGCGTTATATAATCAGCCTAAGCACAGCTTAAATTTGCTCACCCACTGGCAAGACTTTAACTTTAGTAGTTTCAACTTTATCGGCCAAAGCCTGATCGCGGCTGCGGCTATTATCTGCCTGCCCAGACAGTTTCATGTGACTGTGGTAGACAACCAGGATAGAAAGCACTTACTTACTTCACGTTGGGCATTCCCACTATATCTTATGTTAACGGCAGCAATGATAGTCCCCATCGCCACGGCTGCTATTCACCCTAATATTGGCTCTCAATTGGCAGCAGACAGTTTTGTATTGGCACTGCCTATTTCAACCGGCCACCCCATTTTAACGACATTTGTTTTTATCGGTGGACTTTCTTCGGCAACTGCGATGATCGTTGTCGCAACACTCACACTCAGTACTATGTTGTCGAATGATGTGGTATTGCCACTGGTATTAAAGCGCCGGTTTCACCGCGCCCCTACACTGGGTAACTATAAGTCTTCCATTCTCTTGATCCGCCGCTTCATCATCGCCGCCATTTTATTGTTGGCTTACTTATACCAACAACATTTTGGTCATGGGGAATCACTGGCAAGTATGGGTCTTGTCGCATTTTCTTTAGTTACTCAGTTATTACCAGCCATTGTTGGCGGTTTGTACTGGCGCAAAGGTCATGCTTACGGCGTTTATGCAGGCTTATTAGCTGGGTTTATTTGTTGGACGCTGTTTTTAATGATGCCCATGGTCGATATGGGGTTTTCTCTCAACTTCGAGGCAAGACAGCAGCTTATCACTCAGGGCACCTTAATCGCCCTTTTTGCAAACATCAGTTGCTACATCAGTTTTTCATTGGGTGCCCATGAACGTTTAATCGATAAAATCCAAGCTGCAGCTTTTGTCAATCCACGTGAAGAGGCGGCGCTGATTAAGCGTATGAACAAAAACGTCAAGGCGACCGTGTATGACTTTAAAGTGTTATTACAGACTTTCTTAGGTGTTCAGCGCTCACAACAACTGCTTGGTCATTATACGTTATTGCATGATATTGATGACAATAACGCCTATCCAGAACCAGAATTTATTGCCTATTGTGAACGTGCCCTCACTGGGGTTTTGGGTGCCTCATCTGCTCAGGCGCTGATCCATACAGTCGCTTCAGGCAAGCAAATGGCATTTGAAGAGGTGGTTAACTTTTTTGATGAAACTACCCAAGCGCTTCAGTTTAACCAAAACTTACTCTACACCTCACTCGAAAACCTCTCTCACGGTATTTCTGTGGTAGATAAAGACCTTAACCTCGTCGCTTGGAACAAACGTTATGCTGAGATGTTTAATTATCCTGAGGGCTTTTTAGAAGTCGGCCAACCAATAGAAGAAGTCATTCGTTTTAACGCGCAACGTGGTGAATGTGGCCCAGGTGAAATTGATCGCCTTGTTGAAAAGCGCGTACAACATTTAAGAAATGGTACACCGCATCATTTTATTCGCCACCGCCGAGATGGTCAGGTGTTTGAGATGACGGGTAACCCACTACCTGAAGGCGGGTTCGTGACCAGTTTTAGCGATGTCACCATGCACATCGCCACACAGAATGCCCTAGAAGAAATTAACATGGATCTTGAAAACCGCATCGAAGCGCGAACTCAGGAAATCCGAAATATTAATAAAGACTTAGAAGCACAAATAGACTCGCGAATTGAAACCGAGCACGCCTTAATCGCTGCAAAAAAAGAAGCTGAAAAAGCCAATGACAGTAAAACCCGCTTCTTAGCACTCGCCAGCCATGATATTTTGCAGCCGCTCAATGCCGCCAGACTATACTCAGCAGCGATTGATCCTAACCACTTATCATCTCAAGATAGAGGCAGCTTTGATAAGCTCAACGACTCGCTCGATTCTACCGTTCACCTGATGTCATCTTTGCTTGATATTGCCAAATTAGAACAAGGGGCAATGCAACCAACCCCAAGACATTTTAGTATCGATGATATTCTCTGCCCTCTTGCTAATGAGTACGCGATTTTATCGAGTGAAAAAGGGCTTAAATTAAAAGTAAGAAGCAATCAAAATATTGTGCATAGCGATACCACTTATTTACGTCGTGTGATCCAAAATTTAGTCTCGAACGCGGTTAAATACACTGACACTGGCAAAGTATTAATTGCAACCCGCAAACGCAAGCATGGCTTATTGGTTGAAGTGTATGATACGGGCCCTGGGATCAGCGAATACGAACAAGCAAAAATCTTTAACGACTTCTATCGCATACATTCAAATGACAATAAAGGCGTAGGTTTAGGCTTAGGGGTCGTAAAACGTCTATGCGACCTGCTGTCTATTGTCTTAGAAGTAAAGTCTATTCCGGGTAAAGGGAGCCGCTTTAGCGTATTAATCCCTTATGGCGACGCTAATTTAGTAGCGAAGAAAACCCTCACAACCTCCAGCATGCCACTTGGAGATAACAACGCTAAACTCAGTGTTATCGCCGTTGACGACGATCCTAAAAATCTTGAAGCCATGTCGAGCTTATTGGCCAAATGGCAAACTAACTACGACCTATTTAATGATGTTGATTCGGTACTGGCGCATGCTAAATCAAATAAAGCCCCTGATTTAATCCTCATGGACTATCAGTTGGGTACTGAATGTGATGGCATCACCTTAATCAAAACTCTGAGAGAGATATGGCAATCACAAGTACCCGCAGTACTCATTACCGCTGTACGCGACCAAGAAGTGAAAGCTGAAGTAAAGGCTTTGAACATTCATTATCTATCAAAACCGGTAAAACCGGCAAAATTGAAAGCATTAATGAACTTTGGCCGATAA